Proteins found in one Halobaculum sp. MBLA0147 genomic segment:
- a CDS encoding gamma-glutamyltransferase family protein: MDPDPDRFESRRSTVYGQRGVVATSQPLAAQAGLSTMEDGGNAFDAAVATAAALNVVEPTSTGLGGDVFALYRTADGEVGAMRSCGHAPADATIDNVRQAIADDPDGDVDDPSEAEMPDTGAHTVTVPGTARGWEVTAERFGEKSLSELLQPAIRYATEGYPASELIAGAWSHAEELFDDENAREAYLFDGEAPDVGQTVTLPKLGESMRKIAERGADVVYEGEIAEQIAAEVQDHGGFMTVDDLAEFEPEFPEPVSTTYNGTEVYELPPNNQGLIALEALNVAEEIAAGDHPLDSPERVHYFAEAMKVAFEDGHHYITDPEFEDHPPLASKDWAAKRAELIGETANHDVSFGVEDANAEDADTVLLCTADDEGNVVAYINSRFAGFGSGLVAGDTGIALQNRGSSFSLDPDHPNALAPGKRPFHTLIPALADFAPEDGARDDWAAFGVMGGYMQPQGHLQVISNVVDYDLPLQAALDRPRWRYREDGSLAVEPHFDGHTAGKLVRKGHEVQTLPPALFGGAQIVRNEDGTLSGATEPRKDGNAVGF; encoded by the coding sequence ATGGACCCGGACCCCGACAGATTCGAGTCGCGTCGGTCGACCGTCTACGGACAGCGGGGCGTCGTCGCCACGAGCCAGCCGCTCGCGGCCCAAGCCGGCCTCTCGACGATGGAGGACGGCGGCAACGCCTTCGACGCGGCCGTCGCCACCGCCGCGGCGTTGAACGTCGTCGAACCGACCTCGACCGGACTGGGCGGCGACGTGTTCGCGCTGTACCGCACTGCCGACGGCGAGGTCGGCGCGATGCGCTCGTGTGGACACGCTCCCGCCGACGCCACCATCGACAACGTCCGACAGGCCATCGCCGACGATCCGGACGGCGACGTGGACGACCCGAGCGAGGCGGAGATGCCCGACACGGGCGCACACACCGTGACGGTGCCCGGCACCGCCCGTGGGTGGGAGGTCACCGCCGAGCGGTTCGGCGAGAAGTCGCTGTCGGAACTGCTCCAGCCCGCGATCCGGTACGCGACCGAGGGGTACCCCGCCTCGGAGCTGATCGCCGGCGCGTGGAGCCACGCCGAGGAGCTGTTCGACGACGAGAACGCCCGCGAGGCGTACCTCTTCGACGGCGAGGCGCCGGACGTGGGCCAGACCGTCACGCTGCCGAAGCTCGGCGAGTCGATGCGGAAGATCGCCGAGCGGGGCGCGGACGTGGTGTACGAGGGAGAGATCGCCGAGCAGATCGCCGCCGAGGTGCAGGACCACGGCGGGTTCATGACCGTGGACGACCTCGCGGAGTTCGAACCGGAGTTCCCCGAGCCGGTGTCGACGACGTACAACGGAACGGAGGTGTACGAACTCCCGCCGAACAACCAGGGGCTGATCGCGCTGGAGGCGCTCAACGTCGCCGAGGAGATCGCCGCCGGCGACCACCCGCTGGACTCTCCCGAACGCGTCCACTACTTCGCGGAGGCGATGAAGGTCGCCTTCGAGGACGGCCACCACTACATCACCGACCCCGAGTTCGAGGACCACCCGCCGCTGGCGTCGAAAGACTGGGCCGCGAAGCGCGCCGAGTTGATCGGCGAGACGGCGAACCACGACGTGAGTTTCGGCGTCGAGGACGCCAACGCCGAGGACGCGGACACCGTCCTGCTGTGTACCGCCGACGACGAGGGGAACGTCGTCGCGTACATCAACTCCCGGTTCGCCGGCTTCGGCTCCGGGTTGGTCGCGGGTGACACCGGGATCGCGCTCCAGAACCGCGGGTCGTCGTTCTCGCTGGACCCCGACCACCCGAACGCGCTGGCGCCGGGCAAGCGACCGTTCCACACACTCATCCCGGCGCTGGCGGACTTCGCGCCCGAGGACGGCGCCCGCGACGACTGGGCCGCGTTCGGCGTGATGGGTGGGTACATGCAGCCGCAGGGGCACCTCCAGGTGATCTCGAACGTCGTCGACTACGACCTCCCGTTGCAGGCCGCCTTAGACCGGCCGCGCTGGCGCTACCGCGAGGACGGCTCGCTGGCGGTCGAACCCCACTTCGACGGCCACACGGCCGGGAAGCTGGTGCGGAAGGGCCACGAGGTCCAGACGCTCCCGCCGGCGCTGTTCGGCGGCGCCCAGATCGTCCGCAACGAGGACGGCACCCTCTCGGGTGCGACGGAACCGCGGAAGGACGGGAACGCGGTCGGGTTCTGA
- a CDS encoding S8 family peptidase, with protein sequence MTHQRSLSRRNALATIGAAAGTAAVSGLASADGEGKVEVNVGFENGKGKRAAKRRADEVVREFDFDVMTMRMPEQATDGLENNPNVRYVEENGTMHKLAQDTPYGIGQTDATTAIASGFTGAGADVAVIDTGIDADHPDLQGNLGKGAYAVQCSYNCDYGWGDDEGHGTHCAGTVGAIDNDRGVVGVAPGATLHSVKVLGSNGGGSYSDIAAGIEYTANQGWDVGSLSLGGGYSSAVADACRYAYDNGVLLVAAAGNSGPCTDCVGYPAALSECVAVSAVDDGENLANFSSTGPEVELAAPGVGVESTKLGGGTEFLSGTSMACPHVSGVGALLMAEGYTNTEARQRLRNTADDLGLGSNEQGSGAVDADGALGI encoded by the coding sequence ATGACACACCAACGGTCACTGTCCCGACGGAACGCACTGGCGACGATCGGCGCGGCGGCCGGCACGGCCGCGGTCTCCGGACTGGCCTCCGCCGACGGCGAGGGGAAGGTAGAGGTCAACGTCGGCTTCGAGAACGGGAAGGGGAAGCGAGCCGCGAAGCGGCGGGCCGACGAGGTCGTCCGCGAGTTCGACTTCGACGTGATGACGATGCGGATGCCCGAACAGGCCACGGACGGGTTGGAGAACAACCCGAACGTCCGCTACGTCGAGGAGAACGGGACGATGCACAAGCTCGCACAGGACACCCCGTACGGGATCGGCCAGACCGACGCGACGACGGCGATCGCCAGCGGCTTCACCGGCGCCGGCGCCGACGTGGCCGTCATCGACACGGGGATCGACGCCGACCACCCGGACCTCCAGGGTAACCTCGGGAAGGGTGCCTACGCGGTCCAGTGTTCGTACAACTGCGACTACGGCTGGGGCGACGACGAGGGTCACGGTACTCACTGTGCCGGGACGGTCGGAGCCATCGACAACGATCGCGGCGTCGTCGGCGTCGCGCCGGGTGCGACGCTCCACTCGGTGAAGGTCCTGGGGTCGAACGGCGGCGGCTCCTACTCCGACATCGCGGCCGGGATCGAGTACACCGCCAACCAGGGCTGGGACGTGGGGTCGCTGTCGCTGGGCGGCGGCTACTCCAGCGCGGTCGCGGACGCCTGCCGGTACGCCTACGACAACGGGGTCCTGCTCGTCGCCGCGGCGGGCAACTCCGGTCCCTGTACGGACTGTGTCGGCTACCCGGCGGCACTGTCGGAGTGTGTCGCCGTCTCCGCGGTCGACGACGGCGAGAACCTCGCGAACTTCTCCTCGACCGGGCCCGAAGTCGAGCTCGCCGCGCCCGGTGTCGGTGTGGAGTCGACGAAGCTCGGCGGCGGGACGGAGTTCCTCTCGGGCACCTCGATGGCGTGTCCGCACGTCTCCGGCGTCGGCGCACTGCTGATGGCCGAGGGGTACACGAACACGGAGGCTCGCCAGCGACTGCGGAACACGGCCGACGATCTCGGACTCGGGAGCAACGAGCAGGGTTCCGGCGCCGTCGACGCCGACGGCGCACTCGGGATCTGA